In the genome of Halapricum salinum, one region contains:
- the metX gene encoding homoserine O-acetyltransferase MetX — MNVERGTVSLGEFEFECGESIPDLEVAYEAYGEFTGDNAVLVCHALTGSSHVASHREAAGTSGQARAWWDDIVGPGKAIDTNDYYVVCANIPGSCYGTTGPASEHPETGEPYGTDFPAVTVRDWTDAQRELLDELGVPALHAVVGGSVGGMNVLEWAKRHPDHVDRIVPIATAGRVDPQCLALDAIARRAITTDCNWNGGDYYGDGPKPDEGLGLARQIGHVMYLSKASMQKKFGRRSAGRDAVRTFPTDPAAGFFPYRDVESYLDYQAERFVERFDANSYLYLTRAMDNYDLASGFEDDADALAAFSGQSLVMSFTADWHFTVDQAEDLAESLREADVRTAHHVVESDHGHDAFLVEPENVGPPLADFLSSGVEGTAISDTEDEEIDEGRDFAPVHNSLFS, encoded by the coding sequence ATGAACGTCGAGCGCGGGACGGTTTCGCTGGGCGAGTTCGAGTTCGAGTGCGGGGAGTCGATTCCGGATCTGGAGGTCGCTTACGAGGCCTACGGTGAGTTTACCGGTGACAACGCGGTACTGGTGTGTCACGCCCTGACCGGGAGTTCACACGTCGCCAGCCACCGCGAGGCCGCCGGCACGAGCGGGCAGGCCCGGGCCTGGTGGGACGACATCGTCGGTCCCGGCAAGGCCATCGACACCAACGACTACTACGTCGTCTGCGCGAACATCCCCGGGTCGTGCTACGGGACGACCGGTCCCGCAAGCGAGCACCCCGAGACGGGCGAGCCCTATGGGACTGATTTCCCTGCTGTCACGGTCCGGGACTGGACGGACGCCCAGCGCGAACTGCTCGACGAACTCGGTGTCCCCGCGTTGCACGCGGTCGTCGGCGGCAGCGTCGGCGGCATGAACGTCCTCGAATGGGCGAAACGCCACCCCGATCACGTCGACCGGATCGTGCCGATCGCCACCGCCGGTCGGGTCGACCCGCAGTGTCTCGCTCTCGACGCCATCGCCCGGCGGGCGATCACGACCGACTGCAACTGGAACGGCGGCGACTACTACGGTGACGGTCCCAAACCCGACGAGGGGCTGGGACTCGCCCGCCAGATCGGCCACGTGATGTACCTCTCGAAGGCCAGCATGCAGAAGAAGTTCGGCCGCCGTTCGGCCGGCCGCGACGCCGTCCGGACCTTCCCGACCGATCCCGCGGCCGGCTTCTTCCCCTACCGGGACGTCGAGTCCTATCTCGACTACCAGGCTGAGCGCTTCGTCGAGCGCTTCGACGCCAACAGCTATCTCTATCTCACACGTGCGATGGACAACTACGACCTCGCCTCGGGGTTCGAGGACGACGCCGACGCCCTCGCCGCCTTCTCGGGCCAGTCTCTCGTCATGTCTTTCACTGCGGACTGGCACTTCACCGTCGATCAGGCCGAAGACCTCGCCGAGTCGCTCCGGGAGGCCGACGTCCGGACCGCCCACCACGTCGTCGAATCGGACCACGGCCACGACGCCTTCCTCGTCGAGCCAGAGAACGTCGGCCCGCCGCTCGCGGACTTCCTCAGTTCGGGTGTCGAAGGGACGGCCATATCAGACACCGAGGACGAAGAGATCGACGAGGGCCGGGACTTCGCGCCCGTGCACAACAGCCTGTTCTCCTGA
- a CDS encoding O-acetylhomoserine aminocarboxypropyltransferase/cysteine synthase family protein — translation MTNDESREPQHFGTRCVHAGHEPDPATGAVAPPIYQTSSYAFGDADYAADLYALEAEGNVYSRFDNPTVRMLEKRLADLERGVDAVATGSGMAALDAATFVLAEAGDNIVSASSIYGGTHSYFAKAAARRGIDARFVDTLEYDAYAEAIDDDTAYVHLETIGNPSLVTPDIERVAEVAHDHGVPLFVDNTFATPALCRPLEHGADLVWESTTKWIHGSGTTIGGILVDGGSFPWADYPEKYPEIAAENPAFDTNFAERFGDRAFTVAARQRAVRSLGDGQAPFDAWQTLQGSETLSLRMERHCENAAEVASWLDDHPDVAWVTYPGLESHETHDNAQRYLEGGYGGMVAFGLERGFEGGKTLCEETELAQFIANIGDAKTLIIHPASTTHAQLSEAEQRESGVTPDLIRLSVGIEDARDIIADLEAGIEQV, via the coding sequence ATGACCAACGACGAATCTCGGGAACCCCAGCACTTCGGGACACGGTGTGTTCACGCCGGTCACGAGCCAGACCCGGCGACGGGCGCTGTCGCACCGCCGATCTACCAGACCTCCTCCTATGCTTTCGGTGACGCCGACTACGCCGCGGATCTCTACGCGCTCGAAGCCGAGGGCAACGTCTACTCGCGGTTCGACAATCCCACGGTTCGCATGCTCGAAAAGCGACTCGCCGACCTCGAACGCGGCGTCGACGCCGTCGCCACTGGCTCGGGAATGGCCGCACTCGACGCCGCCACGTTCGTCCTCGCGGAGGCCGGCGACAACATCGTCTCTGCCTCGTCTATCTACGGCGGCACCCACAGTTACTTCGCGAAAGCCGCCGCGCGACGCGGGATCGACGCCCGGTTCGTCGACACGCTGGAGTACGACGCCTACGCCGAGGCCATCGACGACGACACGGCCTACGTCCACCTCGAAACGATCGGCAACCCCTCGCTGGTGACCCCGGACATCGAGCGCGTGGCCGAGGTCGCCCACGATCACGGCGTCCCCCTGTTCGTCGACAACACGTTCGCGACGCCCGCGCTCTGTCGACCGCTCGAACACGGCGCGGATCTGGTCTGGGAGTCGACGACCAAGTGGATCCACGGGTCGGGAACCACCATCGGCGGCATCCTCGTCGACGGCGGGAGTTTCCCCTGGGCCGACTATCCCGAGAAGTACCCCGAGATCGCCGCGGAGAACCCGGCGTTCGACACCAACTTCGCCGAGCGATTCGGCGACCGCGCGTTCACTGTGGCCGCACGCCAGCGCGCCGTCCGGAGTCTCGGCGACGGGCAGGCCCCTTTCGACGCCTGGCAGACCCTGCAGGGAAGCGAAACCCTCTCGCTGCGGATGGAGCGCCACTGCGAGAACGCCGCGGAGGTCGCGTCGTGGCTCGACGACCACCCGGACGTCGCGTGGGTCACCTATCCCGGCCTCGAATCTCACGAGACTCACGACAACGCCCAGCGCTATCTGGAGGGTGGCTACGGCGGGATGGTCGCGTTCGGCCTCGAACGCGGGTTCGAAGGCGGCAAGACCCTCTGTGAGGAGACCGAGCTGGCGCAGTTCATCGCCAACATCGGCGACGCCAAGACGTTGATCATCCACCCCGCATCGACGACGCACGCACAGTTGAGCGAGGCCGAGCAGCGCGAGAGCGGCGTCACGCCCGACCTGATTCGGCTGTCGGTCGGGATCGAAGACGCCAGAGACATCATCGCTGACCTCGAAGCGGGGATCGAACAGGTATGA
- a CDS encoding DUF7504 family protein: MSDESSGDLRGASNVLVLAPSVADAGIDACTNLLVDATDRVDRLLVVTVGTHPSVWHDRLTERSAGPLAPVSYVDVKTLVRSTSTAASDGTDVPSPVATVSSPADLLTLGKSVNSLLGDAAADGDRVALCIHSISEMLQFVDREFLFKFLHAVSARVRSVDGVAFYHLDNDAPDEELQIMFAHLCDTVATFEGEQMDVSAGYYAPAGEQSES; this comes from the coding sequence GTGAGCGACGAGTCGTCGGGAGACCTTCGTGGCGCATCGAACGTCCTCGTGCTGGCTCCGAGTGTCGCCGACGCGGGAATCGACGCCTGCACCAACCTGCTGGTCGACGCGACCGACCGCGTCGACCGCTTGCTCGTCGTCACTGTGGGGACCCACCCCTCAGTATGGCACGACCGACTCACCGAGCGCTCGGCCGGGCCGCTCGCGCCGGTCAGCTACGTCGACGTGAAGACGCTGGTCCGCTCGACCAGCACCGCCGCGAGCGACGGGACCGACGTTCCGTCCCCGGTCGCGACTGTTTCGAGTCCGGCGGACCTGCTGACACTCGGGAAGTCGGTCAACTCGCTGCTGGGTGACGCCGCCGCGGACGGCGACCGAGTCGCGCTGTGTATCCACTCGATCTCGGAGATGCTGCAGTTCGTCGATCGGGAGTTTTTGTTCAAGTTCCTCCACGCGGTCAGCGCGCGCGTCCGCAGCGTCGACGGCGTGGCGTTCTACCACCTCGACAACGACGCGCCCGACGAGGAGCTTCAGATCATGTTCGCCCACCTCTGTGATACCGTGGCGACCTTCGAAGGCGAGCAGATGGACGTCTCGGCGGGCTACTACGCGCCGGCGGGCGAGCAATCCGAGAGCTGA
- a CDS encoding DUF7503 family protein: MSKSASPIRSFVAEHPKWIGVLFWLTVLMMEAGAAAGNASTVAGP; this comes from the coding sequence ATGAGCAAAAGTGCCTCCCCCATCCGAAGTTTCGTCGCAGAGCACCCCAAATGGATCGGCGTCCTCTTCTGGCTGACTGTGTTGATGATGGAGGCCGGGGCTGCTGCGGGGAACGCTTCTACTGTCGCCGGACCTTAA
- the leuD gene encoding 3-isopropylmalate dehydratase small subunit, protein MSGTEDIPEVDYVEGTGIPIRGNDIDTDQIIPARFMKVVTFDGLGQFSFFDLRYDDDDNEKDHPMNEDRFKEASVMVVNNNFGCGSSREHAPQALMRWGIDAIIGEGFAEIFAGNCLALGIPTVTADHETINALQQWVDDNPDGEIEVDVEAETVRYGSNEISVSVDNAQRQALVEGIWDTTALMKANQNAIQETADSLPYV, encoded by the coding sequence ATGAGCGGAACCGAGGACATCCCCGAAGTCGACTACGTCGAAGGGACCGGTATTCCGATCCGGGGCAACGACATCGACACCGACCAGATCATCCCGGCGCGGTTCATGAAGGTCGTCACCTTCGACGGGCTGGGCCAGTTCTCGTTTTTCGACCTCCGGTACGACGACGACGACAACGAGAAAGATCATCCCATGAACGAGGATCGGTTCAAGGAAGCCTCGGTCATGGTCGTCAACAACAACTTCGGCTGTGGCTCCTCCCGCGAGCACGCCCCCCAGGCCTTGATGCGCTGGGGTATCGACGCCATCATCGGCGAAGGCTTCGCCGAGATCTTCGCGGGCAACTGTCTCGCGCTGGGTATCCCAACCGTCACTGCGGATCACGAGACGATCAACGCTCTCCAGCAATGGGTCGACGACAACCCCGACGGTGAGATCGAAGTCGACGTCGAAGCCGAGACCGTCCGCTACGGAAGCAACGAAATCTCAGTCAGCGTCGACAACGCCCAGCGACAGGCCCTGGTCGAGGGGATCTGGGACACGACGGCGCTGATGAAGGCCAACCAGAACGCCATCCAGGAGACGGCCGACTCCCTGCCGTACGTCTAA
- a CDS encoding alpha/beta hydrolase, with protein MNGPHQNQPLVTAGADLENAEAAMILVHGRGATAQSILQMASQFGADGVAYLAPQATRNTWYPNPFTAPVESNEPGRSSGLQAVADAVANVEDADIPAEKIVILGFSQGACLASEFVARNPRRYGGVVALSGGLIGQSIDVEDYEGDLEGTPVFFGCSDVDPHIPAERVHVSAKVFGRLNGDVEKRLYPGMGHGVNDDEIEYVSGLIARLVA; from the coding sequence ATCAACGGCCCGCATCAGAACCAGCCACTCGTGACCGCCGGCGCGGACCTCGAGAACGCCGAGGCAGCGATGATCCTCGTCCACGGCCGCGGCGCGACCGCCCAGAGCATCCTCCAGATGGCCAGTCAGTTCGGCGCCGACGGCGTCGCCTATCTCGCACCCCAGGCCACCCGCAACACCTGGTATCCCAACCCCTTCACCGCGCCCGTCGAGTCCAACGAACCCGGCCGCTCCTCGGGGCTGCAGGCCGTCGCCGACGCTGTCGCGAATGTCGAAGACGCCGACATTCCGGCCGAGAAGATCGTGATTCTGGGATTCTCCCAGGGAGCCTGCCTCGCCAGCGAGTTCGTCGCGCGCAATCCGCGCCGCTACGGCGGGGTCGTCGCCCTGAGCGGTGGTCTCATCGGCCAGTCGATCGACGTCGAGGACTACGAGGGTGACCTCGAAGGCACGCCCGTGTTCTTCGGCTGTAGCGACGTCGACCCGCACATCCCCGCAGAGCGCGTTCACGTCTCGGCGAAGGTCTTCGGGCGACTGAACGGCGACGTCGAGAAACGGCTCTATCCGGGGATGGGCCACGGCGTCAACGACGACGAAATCGAGTACGTTTCCGGCCTGATCGCCAGGCTAGTTGCGTGA
- a CDS encoding P-loop NTPase, with protein sequence MDIPEDVADIEVLTRRRDFLSCLDGEPAEKPTIVENLDHSRSTVDRAIRALEDAGFVERTTGGYATTLTGRLAMERYDSFLAESEAILDAKPVIDALPSTVELPQGAVTDGAVEHFDDQYELFEVLIETLPVADNCRVLLPHVSDSRHFRLLHSQVTDGELDVTFCSCEQTYRQLAREFPYLAADLEETASFTPVRTQALDFGLVLIDAGGDRTAVIVAYDDQSVVGVVRTDEPTVIEWASDVADRVLADATPVETFGTAPDRGTFHEMDDQRLPAPLRSQGFERLDETFFENRTTLDPVTAWRAGLSLSEVAAGYAIDRFRESEGDRESVVQSLLDALDDGADLALLGPPGSGKSTVCKQVAYQWFDSQRGTVLYRESGRGQSFDDVGSLEATIGRGEGHTLIVVEDAVRAEANVIFEVMQSFSGRTDVTFLLDAREAEWNDAEEFPIDARLETFRQRHVNTVQMPSLDDAERRAILDRFADIADVERDGLPATFEDAAATSSVTGTAFLFFHRLARFAQPVGEDATPTTLEEHVERVRDRLVAAGEPTLDVGVLANTLNAAGIGVTPVALHAVAAGLEHVDHTTVRRAIDALDGEVLFGDADDGAFRTVHAAWSVEFLDQLAETDEAAADRFGRTVTALLSLADHGDRREAVASAVTGSTDLLGTIAAEPTGWADDVAGQLFDLGESYPRLAGLFDTTDRSTLTLPAACRRETALRQRVVRGYMFNWAGQFDRAAEEFGWLIETLPDPTTSHDPDALSGRLYARAKLGMTRVENASDVAAAKERGEEALAAHRAVEDDRGAVETMIELVTLELHAGNLDAAQEYADRASALADQLDDDGLKARALKGAVMVADTNDEYERVAELAERGIDLARDVAAIRAERRLIHYLALSNHRMGKLERAVEYNQRSAHLSRRLGDWHMACASQVAQAMCVLDQGQFDRARQLLDSLKDAPAESFVAIEAAATAIRGLIELYTDRPEQAIAQFRSLVDGDDATARALTFAHVGLTDAVLDSNDPDPDRAAQHAETALDLAEQAGTSRFVSRAERARGRAALVAGDLDAAERRYRHAKSIATDNSLRLRALEAERGLGHVARERGTHDQAREHYESVLDGARETGAIRIALDVVADLAEIDGSEWYALGADIAAEADLDDRADELRERADAREHEQRPETD encoded by the coding sequence ATGGATATCCCCGAGGACGTCGCCGATATCGAGGTCCTGACCCGTCGCCGTGACTTTTTGTCGTGTCTCGATGGCGAACCGGCGGAGAAACCGACGATCGTCGAGAATCTCGATCACTCCCGCTCGACGGTCGATCGCGCGATCCGGGCCCTCGAAGACGCGGGATTCGTCGAACGCACTACCGGGGGGTACGCCACGACGCTGACTGGGCGCCTCGCCATGGAGCGGTACGACTCGTTTCTGGCCGAGAGCGAGGCGATTCTCGACGCGAAACCGGTGATCGACGCGCTTCCGAGTACCGTCGAGTTGCCACAGGGCGCGGTCACCGACGGCGCGGTCGAACACTTCGACGACCAGTACGAACTGTTCGAGGTCCTGATCGAGACGCTTCCGGTCGCAGACAACTGCCGTGTACTGTTGCCACATGTCTCCGACAGCCGACATTTCCGGTTGCTCCACTCGCAGGTCACCGACGGCGAGCTCGACGTGACGTTCTGTTCCTGCGAGCAGACGTATCGCCAACTCGCCAGGGAGTTTCCGTACCTCGCAGCGGACCTCGAAGAAACGGCGTCGTTCACGCCCGTTCGGACGCAGGCGCTCGACTTCGGACTCGTGTTGATCGACGCCGGTGGGGACCGGACGGCAGTGATCGTCGCCTACGACGACCAGTCGGTCGTCGGGGTCGTCCGTACCGACGAGCCGACCGTGATCGAGTGGGCGAGCGACGTGGCCGATCGCGTGCTCGCGGACGCTACGCCGGTCGAGACGTTCGGTACCGCTCCCGACCGCGGGACGTTTCACGAGATGGACGACCAGCGGCTTCCGGCACCGCTGCGATCCCAGGGCTTCGAGCGCCTCGACGAGACGTTCTTCGAGAACAGAACGACGCTCGATCCCGTGACTGCCTGGCGGGCCGGCCTCTCCCTATCGGAGGTCGCGGCAGGGTACGCCATCGATCGGTTCCGCGAGAGCGAGGGCGATCGCGAGTCGGTCGTCCAGTCGCTTCTCGACGCGCTCGACGACGGTGCGGACCTCGCGCTGCTCGGGCCGCCCGGATCGGGCAAGTCGACGGTCTGCAAGCAGGTCGCCTACCAGTGGTTCGACAGCCAGCGTGGGACAGTGCTGTACCGAGAGAGCGGCCGTGGCCAGTCGTTCGACGACGTCGGGTCGCTGGAGGCGACGATCGGCCGCGGAGAGGGACACACGCTGATCGTCGTCGAGGACGCCGTGCGGGCGGAGGCCAACGTGATCTTCGAGGTGATGCAGTCGTTCAGCGGTCGGACGGACGTCACGTTCCTGCTCGATGCGAGGGAAGCCGAATGGAACGACGCCGAAGAGTTCCCCATCGACGCTCGTCTGGAGACGTTTCGCCAGCGCCACGTCAACACAGTTCAGATGCCGTCGCTCGACGACGCCGAACGTCGAGCGATTCTCGATCGATTCGCCGACATCGCGGACGTCGAACGTGACGGGCTCCCGGCGACGTTTGAGGACGCTGCCGCAACGTCGTCGGTCACCGGAACGGCGTTTCTGTTCTTCCATCGGTTGGCCCGATTCGCCCAACCCGTTGGCGAAGACGCGACGCCGACGACGCTGGAGGAGCACGTCGAACGCGTCCGTGATCGACTGGTCGCCGCGGGCGAGCCGACACTCGACGTCGGTGTGCTCGCGAACACGCTGAACGCTGCCGGGATCGGCGTGACGCCCGTTGCTCTGCACGCGGTTGCGGCAGGACTGGAGCACGTCGATCACACCACCGTTCGGCGGGCTATCGACGCACTCGATGGAGAGGTCCTGTTCGGTGACGCCGATGACGGTGCCTTCCGGACGGTACACGCCGCCTGGTCGGTCGAGTTCCTCGACCAGTTGGCCGAGACGGACGAGGCCGCTGCCGACCGGTTCGGCCGGACCGTCACTGCGCTGTTATCACTGGCGGATCACGGCGACCGTCGTGAGGCGGTCGCCAGTGCTGTCACCGGCTCGACGGACCTCCTCGGGACGATCGCGGCCGAGCCGACGGGGTGGGCCGACGACGTCGCCGGGCAGCTGTTCGATCTCGGCGAGTCGTATCCACGATTGGCCGGGCTGTTCGACACCACAGACCGATCGACGCTGACGCTCCCGGCAGCCTGTCGTCGTGAGACTGCGCTCCGCCAGCGGGTTGTCCGCGGCTACATGTTCAACTGGGCTGGTCAGTTCGATCGGGCGGCCGAGGAGTTCGGGTGGCTGATAGAGACACTGCCCGATCCGACCACCTCCCACGATCCGGATGCCCTGTCCGGACGGCTGTACGCCCGCGCGAAACTGGGCATGACCCGGGTCGAGAATGCTTCGGACGTCGCTGCCGCGAAAGAGCGCGGCGAGGAGGCGCTGGCGGCCCACCGCGCCGTCGAGGACGACAGAGGCGCAGTCGAGACGATGATCGAACTCGTCACTCTCGAGCTACACGCCGGCAACCTCGACGCGGCACAGGAGTACGCTGACCGAGCGTCCGCACTCGCCGATCAGTTAGACGACGACGGTCTGAAAGCGAGAGCCCTGAAGGGTGCGGTCATGGTTGCGGATACGAACGACGAGTACGAACGAGTCGCCGAACTCGCCGAGCGAGGGATCGACCTGGCGAGAGACGTTGCAGCGATCCGGGCTGAACGGCGTCTCATTCACTATCTGGCGTTGTCCAATCACCGCATGGGAAAGCTCGAACGCGCTGTCGAATACAATCAACGGTCGGCACACCTTTCGAGACGCCTGGGCGACTGGCACATGGCGTGTGCTTCACAGGTCGCACAGGCCATGTGTGTACTCGATCAGGGACAGTTCGATCGGGCACGGCAACTGCTCGACAGCCTCAAGGACGCGCCTGCGGAGTCGTTCGTCGCGATCGAGGCAGCTGCGACTGCCATACGGGGCTTGATCGAGTTGTACACCGATCGACCCGAACAGGCGATCGCGCAGTTCCGCTCACTCGTCGACGGTGACGATGCGACCGCGCGTGCACTGACGTTCGCCCACGTCGGGCTCACCGACGCCGTCCTCGATAGCAACGATCCCGATCCCGACCGTGCCGCCCAGCACGCCGAGACGGCGCTGGATCTCGCAGAACAGGCTGGGACCTCTCGATTTGTTTCCCGGGCCGAGCGCGCTCGGGGCCGGGCCGCGCTCGTCGCCGGCGACCTCGACGCCGCTGAGCGTCGCTACCGTCACGCGAAATCCATCGCAACCGACAACTCGCTCCGACTGCGGGCGCTAGAGGCTGAACGTGGTCTCGGCCACGTCGCTCGCGAGCGTGGCACCCACGATCAGGCTCGTGAACACTACGAGTCCGTCCTCGACGGCGCCCGGGAGACCGGCGCGATCCGAATCGCGCTCGACGTCGTCGCCGACCTCGCCGAGATCGACGGGTCCGAGTGGTACGCTCTCGGTGCGGATATCGCCGCGGAGGCAGACCTCGACGACAGGGCTGACGAACTGCGCGAGCGAGCAGACGCCCGCGAGCACGAACAGCGGCCCGAAACCGACTGA
- the leuC gene encoding 3-isopropylmalate dehydratase large subunit: MSQGTLYDKVWDRHKVTTLPNGQDQLFVGLHLIHEVTSPQAFGMLRERDIEVARPDLTLATVDHIVPTADQSRPYTDDAAETMMSELEENVRDAGINFLDPTTGDQGIVHVVGPEQGLTQPGKTIVCGDSHTSTHGAFGALAFGIGTSQIRDVLATQTIAMEKQKVRKIQVDGELGEGVEAKDIILEIIRRLGTEGGVGYVYEYAGEAIEDLGMEGRMSICNMSIEGGARAGYVNPDETTFAWLKETDYFQDNPEEFENLKPYWESIQSDDGAEYDDVVHIDAGELDPVVTWGTTPGQGIGINDPIPAPEDLADDKVDTARRAQKHMRVEPGETMNGYDIDVAFLGSCTNARLPDLRRAARIVEGRQVDEDVRAMVVPGSQRVQKAAEEEGLKDTFEEAGFEWRNAGCSMCLGMNEDQLEGDEACASSSNRNFIGRQGSKDGRTVLMNPRMVAAAAVTGEVTDVRDLKEVNLA; encoded by the coding sequence ATGAGTCAGGGAACACTGTACGACAAGGTGTGGGATCGCCACAAGGTGACGACCCTGCCCAACGGGCAGGATCAGCTGTTCGTCGGACTCCACCTCATCCACGAGGTCACCAGCCCGCAGGCGTTCGGTATGCTCCGGGAACGGGACATCGAGGTCGCGCGACCGGACCTGACGCTCGCCACTGTCGACCACATCGTCCCGACGGCCGACCAGTCGCGACCCTACACCGACGACGCCGCCGAGACCATGATGTCCGAACTCGAAGAGAACGTTCGGGACGCGGGCATCAACTTCCTGGACCCCACCACCGGGGATCAGGGCATCGTCCACGTCGTCGGTCCGGAGCAGGGCCTGACCCAGCCGGGCAAGACCATCGTCTGCGGTGACTCTCATACGTCGACCCACGGCGCCTTTGGCGCGCTGGCCTTTGGGATCGGGACCTCCCAGATCCGGGACGTCCTGGCCACCCAGACCATCGCGATGGAGAAGCAGAAAGTACGCAAGATCCAGGTCGACGGCGAGCTCGGCGAGGGCGTCGAGGCCAAGGACATCATCCTCGAAATTATTCGTCGACTCGGTACGGAAGGCGGCGTCGGCTACGTCTACGAGTACGCCGGCGAGGCCATCGAGGACCTGGGGATGGAAGGCCGAATGTCCATCTGTAACATGTCCATCGAGGGCGGCGCTCGCGCGGGCTACGTCAATCCCGACGAGACCACCTTCGCCTGGTTGAAAGAGACCGACTACTTCCAGGACAACCCCGAGGAGTTCGAGAACCTGAAGCCCTATTGGGAGTCCATCCAGTCCGACGACGGCGCCGAGTACGACGACGTCGTCCACATCGACGCCGGCGAGCTGGACCCGGTCGTCACGTGGGGCACCACGCCCGGCCAGGGGATCGGCATCAACGATCCGATCCCGGCCCCCGAGGATCTGGCCGACGACAAGGTCGACACCGCCCGGCGCGCCCAGAAGCACATGCGCGTCGAGCCCGGCGAGACGATGAACGGCTACGACATCGACGTGGCCTTCCTGGGTTCGTGCACGAACGCTCGCCTGCCCGACCTGCGCCGCGCGGCCCGGATCGTCGAGGGCCGGCAGGTCGACGAGGACGTGCGTGCGATGGTCGTTCCCGGCAGCCAGCGTGTCCAGAAAGCCGCCGAGGAAGAAGGCCTGAAAGACACCTTCGAGGAGGCCGGCTTCGAGTGGCGCAACGCCGGCTGTTCGATGTGTCTGGGCATGAACGAGGACCAGCTGGAGGGCGACGAGGCCTGTGCCAGCTCCTCGAACCGGAACTTCATCGGCCGCCAGGGCAGCAAGGACGGGAGAACTGTGCTGATGAACCCGCGAATGGTCGCCGCTGCCGCGGTGACGGGAGAGGTCACAGACGTACGCGACCTGAAGGAGGTGAACCTGGCATGA
- a CDS encoding HalX domain-containing protein yields MASARGAVIVGGATPDATDRLAEVLRAGYPAHTAYDGDAVLASLDNSVDVVLVDTRLADLSLHSLYERRANSEPYFQIGLLAASGETPQWIDAVIDPSIGDEDLRQVADWLATRATYRKCLDTFYNLASKHASLADEEDSVDPAQLEARLDRLRAEIDDAVADLDDESLFEVALDGFENEE; encoded by the coding sequence ATGGCCTCCGCTCGGGGTGCGGTGATCGTCGGTGGCGCGACGCCGGACGCGACCGACCGTCTCGCCGAGGTGCTCCGGGCCGGATATCCCGCTCACACCGCCTACGACGGCGACGCCGTCCTGGCGAGTCTCGACAACTCCGTCGACGTCGTCCTCGTCGACACGCGACTCGCCGATCTCTCGCTCCATTCGCTCTACGAGCGACGCGCCAACAGCGAGCCGTACTTCCAGATCGGCCTTTTGGCTGCCAGCGGCGAGACACCACAGTGGATCGATGCCGTGATCGACCCTTCGATCGGCGACGAAGACCTCCGGCAGGTCGCCGACTGGTTGGCAACGCGAGCGACCTATCGGAAGTGCCTCGATACGTTCTACAACCTGGCGAGCAAACACGCCAGTCTCGCCGACGAAGAGGACTCGGTCGATCCGGCCCAGCTGGAAGCCCGGCTCGATCGACTCCGAGCCGAGATCGACGACGCCGTCGCCGATCTCGACGACGAGTCGCTATTCGAGGTCGCGCTGGACGGCTTCGAGAACGAAGAGTGA
- a CDS encoding DUF7504 family protein yields the protein MTGGAETGGDEPTVPSRVLLVSGYRASASTAARSIVDHCDGTPASAVGVVLGDSTAPWTEAFESSGVQTIAIDVDTCTRSTTVSSNSGESERADSTPASLSAIGTRVLEALEGQGTPVVLWIDSLSVLLAHFERERVFRFVHVAGELAARCGGTCYLPVSTGRHDPETIEIFGTICDVIRLDDPDALV from the coding sequence ATGACCGGGGGAGCAGAGACAGGAGGCGACGAGCCGACGGTCCCATCGCGAGTCTTGCTCGTGAGTGGCTACCGTGCCAGCGCGTCGACGGCGGCGCGTTCGATCGTCGATCATTGCGACGGGACGCCGGCGAGTGCCGTCGGTGTCGTGCTGGGCGATTCGACAGCGCCGTGGACCGAAGCCTTCGAATCGTCAGGCGTCCAGACGATAGCGATCGATGTCGATACGTGTACTCGATCGACGACTGTGTCTTCCAACTCGGGTGAATCCGAGCGAGCGGATTCGACTCCAGCGTCGCTGTCGGCGATCGGAACGCGAGTGCTGGAGGCGCTTGAGGGCCAGGGCACACCAGTCGTGCTCTGGATCGACTCGTTGTCGGTCCTGTTGGCACACTTCGAGCGCGAGCGCGTCTTCCGGTTCGTCCACGTGGCTGGCGAACTGGCGGCACGATGTGGCGGCACGTGCTATCTGCCGGTGTCGACGGGTCGTCACGACCCGGAGACGATCGAGATTTTCGGGACGATCTGTGACGTCATCCGTCTCGACGATCCGGATGCACTTGTGTAG